Proteins encoded within one genomic window of Spirulina major PCC 6313:
- a CDS encoding rhomboid family intramembrane serine protease, translating to MRHQDDGSVTAELKAQFKILGFFISVFWSLEILDQFIFQAVVPGGLDRFGIRPHSLIGLRGILFAPFLHGGWGHLIANTIPFLILGWFVMFQATRDFWMVTFTTIAVAGLGTWLFGMPGEVHIGASSLIYGYLGFLLLRGYFERNIPSIIISILVFSLYGGVVWGVFPSQSGISWQGHLFGFIGGVLAARSISKSRRAV from the coding sequence ATGCGCCATCAGGATGACGGGTCCGTAACCGCCGAATTAAAAGCTCAATTCAAAATCCTCGGTTTTTTTATCAGTGTTTTTTGGAGCCTTGAAATTCTCGATCAATTCATTTTTCAAGCCGTGGTGCCTGGGGGTTTAGATCGCTTTGGGATTCGTCCTCACAGCTTGATTGGCTTACGCGGCATTTTGTTTGCGCCGTTTCTCCATGGGGGCTGGGGTCACCTGATTGCCAATACTATTCCGTTTTTGATCTTGGGCTGGTTCGTGATGTTTCAAGCAACCCGCGACTTTTGGATGGTTACCTTCACCACGATCGCCGTTGCCGGTCTTGGGACTTGGTTATTTGGGATGCCTGGGGAAGTGCATATCGGTGCGAGTAGTTTGATCTATGGGTATTTAGGCTTTTTGCTGCTCCGGGGCTATTTTGAGCGTAATATTCCCTCCATTATTATTTCAATCCTGGTGTTTTCCCTCTACGGCGGTGTAGTGTGGGGCGTGTTTCCCAGTCAGTCGGGGATTTCCTGGCAAGGTCATCTGTTTGGATTTATCGGGGGAGTCTTAGCCGCCCGCTCCATTAGCAAAT
- a CDS encoding pentapeptide repeat-containing protein: MMRRWLGQVGSGISLGLLILRSEIATAQVQENIRQLDENIQRLMATRGCDRCDLQAAQLGGKHLERVSLQTSDLRRANLQFVDLSFANLRGSSLQEVDLTSAHLRGTILMGSSLRQGVLTQAVLVDAQLQGVDLSEADLTGADLMGANLTDADLNRARLQTVQAQGAIALRSNFVWANLQGANFHGADLTGANFDHADLRGADLSGANLSGANLQDALISGAQIEGAIFCAAVMPDGTVSTQGCEAESAPTLDADR, from the coding sequence ATGATGAGACGATGGCTGGGGCAGGTTGGATCGGGGATTTCGTTGGGTCTGCTGATCCTGAGATCAGAAATTGCAACGGCACAGGTGCAGGAAAATATCCGCCAATTGGATGAAAATATTCAACGGTTAATGGCAACGCGGGGTTGCGATCGCTGTGATCTCCAAGCAGCCCAATTAGGAGGAAAACACCTAGAACGAGTGTCGCTGCAAACGAGCGATTTAAGGAGGGCAAATCTACAGTTTGTGGATCTGAGTTTTGCGAATTTACGCGGGTCGAGCTTGCAGGAAGTGGATCTCACCTCGGCCCATTTGCGGGGCACGATCTTGATGGGGAGTTCCCTGCGTCAGGGGGTGTTGACTCAGGCGGTGTTGGTGGATGCCCAATTGCAGGGGGTAGATTTGAGCGAGGCGGATCTGACGGGGGCGGATCTGATGGGGGCAAATTTAACCGATGCGGATTTAAACCGGGCCAGGCTTCAAACGGTGCAAGCTCAAGGGGCGATCGCACTCCGCAGCAATTTTGTATGGGCGAATCTCCAAGGGGCGAATTTTCACGGCGCGGATCTCACTGGGGCAAATTTTGACCATGCCGATCTCCGGGGCGCGGATCTCAGTGGGGCGAATCTGAGCGGAGCCAATTTACAGGATGCGCTGATCAGTGGGGCGCAGATTGAAGGGGCAATCTTTTGTGCAGCGGTGATGCCCGATGGAACGGTCTCCACCCAAGGGTGTGAGGCAGAATCAGCCCCTACCTTGGATGCAGACCGTTAA
- the aqpZ gene encoding aquaporin Z, which yields MPLVKRCIAELIGTFWLVFGGCGSAVLAAGFPYSAAPDGASNFFGLGFLGVSLAFGLTVLTMAYAIGHISGCHLNPAVSFGLWAAKRFRGADLLPYIASQVFGAIIAGGLLFVIASGREGGFTLSGSNPLATNGFGAHSPGGYSLLACLLIEVVLTFVFLFVILGSTDDRAPAGFAPISIGLCLTLIHLISIPITNTSVNPARSTGVAIFAGPELFSQVWLFWLAPIAGALIAGFVYATFFSADADDPAEPTITPQAP from the coding sequence ATGCCTTTAGTGAAACGGTGTATTGCTGAGTTGATCGGAACCTTTTGGCTCGTGTTTGGCGGCTGTGGTAGCGCCGTTCTCGCCGCAGGTTTTCCCTACAGTGCCGCACCCGATGGGGCGAGCAACTTTTTCGGACTGGGCTTTTTAGGGGTGTCCCTGGCCTTTGGTTTAACGGTGTTGACGATGGCCTACGCCATTGGCCATATTTCCGGCTGCCACCTCAACCCGGCAGTGTCCTTCGGTCTTTGGGCCGCGAAACGATTTCGTGGGGCAGATCTCTTGCCCTACATTGCCTCACAAGTGTTCGGGGCGATTATTGCCGGTGGCCTACTCTTCGTCATCGCCAGTGGTCGTGAGGGGGGCTTTACCCTCAGTGGCTCGAATCCCTTAGCCACCAACGGCTTCGGTGCTCATTCTCCGGGAGGATATAGTCTCCTGGCCTGTCTGTTGATTGAAGTGGTGCTGACCTTTGTGTTTCTCTTTGTCATCCTGGGCTCCACGGACGATCGCGCCCCCGCTGGGTTTGCCCCGATTTCCATCGGCCTCTGCCTGACGCTGATTCACCTGATCAGCATCCCGATCACCAATACCTCCGTCAATCCGGCCCGCAGTACCGGTGTGGCGATCTTTGCGGGGCCGGAGTTGTTCAGTCAAGTGTGGCTATTTTGGTTAGCTCCCATTGCTGGCGCTCTGATCGCGGGCTTTGTCTATGCCACATTTTTCAGTGCTGACGCGGATGATCCCGCTGAACCAACGATTACGCCCCAAGCTCCCTAG
- a CDS encoding ABC transporter substrate-binding protein, with the protein MRGLRWRAIAFGLVLVGAIALSGCRSLITASVDNAPQLVFSSPSDPATFNAPLNTSAYSVFGYINAGLITQNGETAELEPALAESWEISDDNLRIVFTLREGLQWSDGEPLTAEDVVFSYNDVYLNPKVPTGLKDILRVGDGFPTVRALSDRDVEFTVPQPFAPFLRYAGGISILPKHALIDAINETDSEGNLKFLSTWGTDTDPTAIIGAGLYRMVRYVPGQRVVFERNPYYWRKDDQGNPQPYIERVVVRTIESDETQSIAFRSGELDSLSVQPEVFSLLKREEDRGGYTIYNGGPSSDSRFVGFNLSQAKNAQGEPFVDPVVSSWFQKTEFRQAIAYALNREKMKDSVYRGLGEIQDSAIGVSSPYYRGPEDGLKTYRYDPEKAKDLLLANGFQYNSVGELEDEAGNPVRFNMLVKSEEKSRVDAAVQTQQDLKAIGIQADLQVLNFNTVIQKLQNRDWEVYVGGFGGGGVEPHSGFNIWYSGGSLHQFNQGPMPGEDPIQNWQVSQWEKEIDRLFLEGAGELDEAKRKEIYGEFQQIVAEQVPFIYLINALSLEAVRDRIENINFTALGGAFWNIYELEIKAN; encoded by the coding sequence ATGCGTGGGTTGAGATGGCGAGCGATCGCGTTTGGGTTGGTGTTAGTGGGTGCGATCGCGCTCTCCGGATGTCGCAGCTTAATCACCGCTAGCGTGGACAATGCCCCCCAATTGGTGTTTTCCAGCCCTAGTGACCCGGCCACCTTTAACGCGCCCCTCAACACCTCCGCCTACAGCGTGTTCGGCTACATCAATGCTGGTCTGATCACCCAAAACGGCGAAACCGCCGAACTCGAACCCGCCCTCGCCGAATCCTGGGAAATCTCCGACGATAATCTGCGCATTGTCTTCACCCTACGCGAGGGATTGCAATGGTCGGATGGCGAACCCCTCACCGCCGAGGATGTGGTGTTTTCCTATAACGATGTGTATCTGAATCCGAAAGTCCCCACGGGTTTAAAAGATATTCTTCGGGTTGGGGATGGTTTTCCGACGGTACGGGCCTTGAGCGATCGCGACGTAGAATTCACCGTGCCGCAACCCTTCGCCCCCTTCCTGCGCTACGCGGGCGGTATTTCCATCCTCCCTAAACACGCCCTGATCGACGCGATTAACGAAACCGACAGCGAGGGCAACCTCAAATTTCTCTCCACTTGGGGCACGGACACCGACCCCACCGCTATTATTGGCGCGGGTCTCTACCGAATGGTGCGCTACGTGCCGGGTCAGCGGGTGGTGTTCGAGCGCAACCCCTACTATTGGCGCAAAGATGACCAAGGCAACCCCCAACCCTACATTGAGCGCGTCGTGGTGCGCACTATTGAATCGGACGAAACCCAGTCGATCGCCTTTCGCTCCGGAGAACTGGATAGCCTTTCGGTACAGCCGGAGGTGTTTAGTCTTCTGAAACGAGAAGAAGACCGGGGCGGCTACACGATCTACAACGGCGGGCCGTCGTCCGATAGCCGGTTTGTGGGCTTTAACCTGTCCCAAGCGAAGAACGCCCAAGGTGAGCCTTTTGTTGATCCGGTGGTGTCCAGTTGGTTCCAAAAAACGGAGTTTCGCCAAGCGATCGCCTACGCCCTCAACCGCGAAAAAATGAAAGATAGTGTCTATCGTGGTCTAGGGGAAATTCAAGACTCGGCGATTGGCGTGAGCAGCCCTTACTATCGCGGCCCCGAAGACGGTCTCAAAACCTACCGCTACGACCCCGAAAAAGCCAAAGATCTCCTTCTCGCCAATGGGTTTCAATACAACAGTGTCGGCGAGCTTGAAGATGAGGCGGGCAATCCAGTGCGGTTCAATATGTTGGTGAAATCCGAGGAAAAATCCCGCGTCGATGCGGCGGTGCAAACCCAGCAAGATTTGAAAGCGATCGGCATTCAAGCGGATTTACAAGTGCTGAATTTTAATACCGTCATTCAAAAACTCCAAAACCGCGATTGGGAGGTGTATGTGGGCGGGTTTGGTGGCGGCGGTGTGGAACCCCACAGCGGGTTTAATATCTGGTACAGTGGCGGCTCGCTCCATCAATTTAACCAAGGGCCGATGCCCGGCGAAGACCCAATCCAAAATTGGCAGGTGTCGCAGTGGGAAAAGGAAATCGATCGCCTCTTTCTGGAAGGGGCAGGGGAATTAGACGAGGCCAAGCGCAAGGAAATTTACGGCGAATTTCAGCAAATCGTCGCTGAACAAGTGCCGTTTATCTACTTGATCAATGCGCTGTCCTTAGAAGCGGTGCGCGATCGCATCGAAAACATTAACTTCACCGCCCTCGGTGGCGCATTCTGGAACATCTACGAACTGGAAATCAAAGCCAACTAA
- a CDS encoding YbjN domain-containing protein, protein MAIAAPTPNTWQVELPDARLLILLSEDQAWLRLLLPLAPQPEAAPYLESLLALNFDLTQEVRFALHQEVLWGVFQFNRLTLTPEDLEAAIARLLKLAQSWRDEAFRYQSDRQLRQIIAAAKAQGQTLTQTLQNLDRMYSEGMLGDLGPTEEVKDRILLAWQTRLSLLWEQVNP, encoded by the coding sequence GTGGCTATTGCCGCCCCGACCCCCAACACCTGGCAAGTGGAGTTGCCCGATGCGCGGCTGCTGATCTTGCTGTCGGAGGATCAAGCGTGGCTACGGTTGCTCCTGCCCCTCGCCCCACAACCAGAGGCTGCACCCTACCTCGAATCCCTCTTAGCGTTGAATTTTGATCTGACCCAAGAAGTCCGCTTTGCCCTCCATCAAGAAGTGCTCTGGGGGGTGTTTCAATTCAATCGCCTCACCCTCACCCCAGAAGATCTTGAAGCAGCGATCGCTCGTCTATTAAAACTCGCTCAATCCTGGCGAGACGAAGCCTTCCGCTACCAATCCGACCGCCAACTGCGCCAAATCATCGCCGCTGCCAAAGCCCAAGGTCAAACCCTCACCCAAACCCTACAAAACCTCGATCGCATGTATAGCGAAGGGATGCTCGGCGACCTAGGCCCCACCGAAGAGGTGAAAGACCGTATCTTACTCGCATGGCAAACCCGGCTCAGTCTGTTGTGGGAACAAGTGAATCCTTAA
- a CDS encoding ABC transporter permease — protein MSRPPELIIEAGKVEKHYWQDLWRYRELFGFLAWRDILVRYKQTAIGVIWALLQPFLTMVVLSVVFGNLAKLPSSGVPYPILVFAGMLPWQFFANSLSACSNSLVTNANMLAKVYFPRLIVPASAIVVSFVDFLISGIILLGLMAWYNFVPSWRIVLLPVLVAIAALASLGVGLWLAALNVQYRDFRFVVPFMVQFGLYISPVGFSSDVVPERWRLLYSLNPMVGVIDGFRWAILGQASPLYLPGFFLSLLLLFGVLLGGIWYFRRMERTFADII, from the coding sequence ATGTCTCGCCCTCCTGAATTGATCATTGAAGCTGGCAAAGTTGAAAAGCACTATTGGCAAGATCTGTGGCGCTACCGGGAGTTGTTTGGTTTTTTGGCCTGGCGTGACATTCTGGTGCGCTATAAACAAACGGCGATCGGCGTGATTTGGGCGCTGTTGCAGCCATTTTTGACGATGGTAGTGCTGTCGGTGGTGTTTGGCAATTTGGCGAAGTTGCCCTCGTCGGGGGTTCCTTATCCGATTTTGGTGTTTGCGGGAATGTTGCCGTGGCAGTTTTTTGCGAATTCTCTCTCGGCCTGTAGTAATAGCTTGGTGACCAATGCCAATATGCTGGCAAAGGTGTATTTTCCCCGTTTGATTGTGCCTGCGAGTGCGATCGTGGTGAGTTTTGTGGATTTTCTGATTTCGGGGATCATTTTGCTGGGTTTAATGGCGTGGTATAACTTTGTGCCGAGTTGGCGGATTGTCCTGTTGCCGGTGTTGGTGGCGATCGCAGCCTTGGCCAGTTTGGGCGTGGGGCTATGGCTCGCGGCGTTGAATGTGCAGTACCGTGATTTTCGGTTTGTCGTGCCATTTATGGTGCAGTTTGGTCTCTACATTTCCCCCGTGGGTTTTAGCAGTGATGTAGTTCCAGAACGGTGGCGCTTGCTCTATTCCCTGAATCCGATGGTGGGGGTGATTGATGGGTTTCGCTGGGCCATTCTGGGGCAGGCCTCGCCGCTATACCTGCCGGGGTTTTTCCTATCCTTGTTGTTGTTATTTGGGGTTTTGCTGGGAGGAATTTGGTATTTTCGACGGATGGAGCGCACCTTTGCCGATATCATTTAA
- a CDS encoding DUF3370 domain-containing protein, which yields MFPFFFPLEPTFLVQTIAPQPQEILRSQEVRALPNGLDQVPVFNSNSPELVLEPGILLSTFPGDRKAHPDAHLNYQFPPGRFDVFAHHIAKADPPEDLRTLYMAVVAHNPTDQAIAIDFLAGASYLSQPDAPFLPMDPFLKNPAGQVYAGPGSRVMSDLIRDRLQPSFPLRVIVPPGATKLLLNAPIPVRELDPPINGRSTYLRLQSNGPLYLASLAQFAPTNAQGEERAPRLREWVDLLETGNVAGPRDRAATPLDTTGQFLYGRVAGVAIGSQWDARLTDGAESTRLTIPAPGAAVSYGVSLLDRGTLGTGQVQSAELVRRYPDTAYRAHGNYGVEYNLDFPLHNPTNILQTVTVALETPIKFDQPAPGLRFFEPLPTPTFFRGTVRVQYRDDQGQAQRQYYHLIHRRGQAGTPLVTVTLQPGEERLVTVNLAYPPDATPPQVVTIQTLE from the coding sequence ATGTTTCCTTTCTTTTTTCCGTTAGAACCGACGTTCCTCGTTCAGACGATCGCGCCTCAACCCCAAGAAATTCTGCGCTCCCAAGAGGTACGTGCCCTGCCGAATGGGTTGGATCAAGTGCCGGTGTTTAATAGCAACAGTCCTGAACTGGTACTAGAACCGGGTATTTTACTCTCGACGTTTCCGGGCGATCGCAAAGCGCACCCCGATGCACACCTCAACTATCAGTTTCCGCCGGGTCGTTTTGATGTTTTCGCGCACCATATTGCCAAGGCTGATCCCCCTGAGGATCTCCGCACTCTTTACATGGCGGTTGTGGCCCATAACCCTACGGATCAAGCGATCGCCATTGATTTCCTGGCCGGGGCGAGCTATCTGAGTCAGCCCGATGCGCCGTTTTTGCCCATGGACCCCTTTTTGAAAAATCCAGCGGGTCAAGTGTATGCGGGGCCGGGAAGTCGGGTGATGAGTGATTTAATTCGCGATCGCCTCCAACCATCGTTTCCGCTGCGGGTGATTGTGCCGCCTGGAGCGACAAAACTCTTGCTCAATGCCCCCATTCCCGTGCGGGAACTTGACCCCCCGATTAATGGACGCTCGACCTACCTGCGACTCCAGAGTAATGGCCCCCTGTACTTGGCAAGTTTGGCACAGTTTGCCCCCACCAATGCCCAAGGGGAGGAACGGGCTCCGAGGCTCCGGGAATGGGTGGATCTGTTGGAAACGGGGAATGTGGCGGGGCCACGCGATCGCGCCGCTACCCCTCTTGATACCACCGGTCAATTTCTCTATGGCCGGGTGGCTGGGGTGGCGATCGGGTCGCAATGGGATGCCCGCTTAACCGATGGTGCAGAATCTACCCGCTTAACGATTCCCGCCCCTGGTGCAGCGGTATCCTACGGGGTAAGTTTGTTGGATCGGGGTACGTTGGGGACGGGACAGGTGCAAAGTGCTGAATTGGTGCGACGCTACCCCGACACCGCCTATCGTGCCCATGGTAACTATGGCGTGGAATATAACCTTGATTTTCCCCTCCATAACCCCACGAACATCCTCCAAACAGTGACCGTCGCACTGGAAACGCCGATTAAGTTTGACCAACCGGCTCCCGGTCTGCGCTTTTTCGAGCCGTTACCCACGCCCACGTTTTTCCGGGGTACGGTGCGGGTGCAGTATCGCGATGATCAGGGTCAGGCACAGCGGCAGTATTATCATTTGATTCACCGTCGAGGTCAGGCGGGAACGCCCCTGGTGACGGTGACGCTGCAACCGGGCGAGGAGCGTCTCGTGACTGTGAATCTGGCTTATCCTCCGGATGCGACCCCGCCGCAGGTGGTGACGATTCAAACTCTTGAATAA
- a CDS encoding D-alanine--D-alanine ligase produces the protein MQQLNVGLLFGGCSGEHEVSIVSARAIAQGFSTPENQSKYCVMPFYIQKDGVWQGPELAQQVLDNALEVTDIPLSSEVKRSRWQFPPQAADVDVWFPILHGPNGEDGSIQGLLQLMQVPYVGSGVLGSCVGMDKLAMKTAFAAVGLAQVKYVEMMRSQLSGPAADLNKCCDEIETQLGYPAFVKPANLGSSVGIAKVKTRPELEVALKEAAQFDRRLIVEAGVVGREVECAVLGNEHPKASVVGEITFDAEFYDYETKYTDGRATLTIPAQLPEAIVQRIQQMAIQAFQAVDAAELSRVDFFYVEATGEIFINEINTMPGFTALSMYPQLWECSGIPFPDLVDHLVQLAMTRHGVAVA, from the coding sequence GTGCAGCAGTTGAATGTGGGGTTGTTGTTTGGGGGGTGTTCGGGGGAGCATGAGGTTTCGATTGTTTCGGCTCGGGCGATCGCCCAAGGATTCTCAACACCTGAAAACCAAAGTAAGTATTGTGTGATGCCCTTCTACATCCAAAAGGATGGGGTATGGCAGGGCCCGGAACTGGCTCAACAGGTTTTAGACAATGCTCTAGAGGTGACGGATATTCCGCTCTCGTCGGAGGTGAAACGATCGCGGTGGCAGTTCCCTCCCCAGGCGGCTGATGTGGATGTGTGGTTTCCAATTTTGCATGGCCCCAATGGCGAGGATGGCTCAATTCAGGGGTTGTTGCAGTTGATGCAAGTGCCCTATGTGGGGAGTGGGGTGCTGGGGTCTTGTGTGGGGATGGATAAGTTGGCGATGAAGACGGCGTTTGCAGCGGTGGGGTTGGCGCAGGTGAAGTATGTGGAGATGATGCGATCGCAACTTTCCGGCCCTGCTGCCGATCTGAATAAATGTTGTGATGAGATTGAAACCCAACTGGGCTATCCGGCGTTTGTGAAACCGGCGAATTTAGGATCTTCAGTGGGGATTGCTAAGGTGAAGACGCGCCCTGAATTGGAAGTGGCGTTGAAGGAAGCGGCTCAGTTTGACCGTCGCTTGATTGTCGAAGCTGGGGTGGTGGGCCGTGAGGTGGAATGTGCAGTGTTGGGAAATGAACACCCCAAAGCGTCGGTGGTGGGGGAAATTACCTTTGATGCTGAGTTTTACGATTATGAAACGAAGTACACCGATGGGCGGGCGACGTTAACGATTCCGGCACAATTACCGGAGGCTATTGTGCAACGAATTCAGCAAATGGCGATCCAGGCGTTTCAAGCGGTGGATGCTGCGGAACTGTCGCGGGTGGATTTTTTCTATGTGGAGGCAACGGGGGAGATTTTCATTAATGAAATCAATACGATGCCTGGTTTTACTGCGTTAAGTATGTATCCGCAACTGTGGGAATGTTCTGGTATTCCGTTTCCTGATTTAGTGGATCACCTGGTTCAATTGGCGATGACACGCCATGGGGTGGCGGTTGCCTAG
- a CDS encoding DUF58 domain-containing protein, with translation MKRKLQRWYDWLESNGAAPAFGGGVLLTIGLCFFGAATNTMAGWLYVISGLILALLILGAVLPMRSLKALQVQRQPITPVSVGDVISLDVQVTNPTTQPKALLQLIELLPKALGQPQPITIEAIAPQQTRTYTTTTQATQRGLYHWPGLFFRTGNPLGLFWCRRWRSLPAQVIIYPQILPLRRCPLIDTIQQNEQLNVQQEHRYQAATEGITKALRPYRFGDPTRLIHWRTSARLGNLQVRELEILTSGREVLIALDSHAVWSHDDFEQAVIAAASLYFYTSRAQLAVTLWTAATGTVQGNRVVLETLAAVQYQEALQFERPATMPLLWLTPSGQASSALPPGSLTLLFGSTSTQTTQTPTLVIERDRPLIEQLSQPIQFR, from the coding sequence ATGAAACGAAAATTGCAGCGATGGTATGACTGGCTAGAGTCCAACGGAGCCGCTCCGGCCTTTGGGGGCGGCGTTTTGTTGACGATTGGTCTTTGTTTTTTCGGGGCAGCCACGAACACCATGGCGGGTTGGCTCTATGTGATTAGTGGGTTAATCCTGGCGTTACTGATCTTGGGGGCGGTCTTACCGATGCGATCGCTCAAAGCCCTCCAAGTCCAGCGGCAACCGATTACGCCGGTGAGCGTCGGGGACGTGATCAGCCTCGATGTGCAAGTGACGAACCCCACCACCCAGCCGAAAGCACTGCTGCAATTGATCGAACTGCTCCCCAAAGCCTTGGGACAGCCCCAACCCATCACCATTGAAGCGATCGCCCCCCAGCAAACCCGCACCTATACCACCACCACCCAAGCCACCCAGCGCGGCCTGTACCATTGGCCGGGCCTCTTTTTTCGCACCGGCAATCCCTTAGGCCTATTTTGGTGTCGGCGGTGGCGATCGCTCCCCGCCCAAGTCATCATTTACCCGCAGATCCTTCCCCTGCGCCGTTGTCCCCTGATCGATACCATCCAACAAAACGAACAACTCAACGTCCAACAAGAACACCGCTACCAAGCCGCCACCGAAGGCATCACCAAAGCCCTCCGACCCTATCGCTTTGGTGATCCCACCCGCCTGATTCACTGGCGCACCAGTGCCCGCCTTGGCAATCTACAAGTGCGCGAACTCGAAATTCTCACCAGTGGCCGCGAGGTACTGATTGCCCTCGATAGCCATGCCGTTTGGTCTCATGATGACTTTGAGCAAGCCGTCATTGCCGCGGCCTCTCTCTACTTCTACACCAGCCGTGCGCAACTTGCCGTCACCCTCTGGACAGCCGCGACAGGAACCGTACAGGGCAATCGGGTCGTGCTTGAAACCTTGGCAGCCGTTCAATACCAAGAGGCACTCCAATTCGAGCGCCCCGCGACTATGCCTCTCCTATGGCTAACACCATCCGGGCAGGCTTCAAGCGCCTTACCCCCCGGTAGTTTAACTCTCCTCTTTGGCTCAACCTCAACCCAAACCACCCAAACACCGACATTAGTGATTGAGCGCGATCGCCCCCTGATCGAACAACTCAGCCAACCCATTCAATTTCGCTAA
- a CDS encoding FAD-dependent oxidoreductase, whose product MTQQRILIVGGVAGGASCAARSRRLDEDAEIIMYDRGPYVSFANCGLPYYVGDVIVDESKLLVANADLFQERFNIQVCLEHNVCGIDRDRQTITVENLKTGEKREEAYDALVLAPGAAPIRPPLPGIDLPGIFALRTIPDSRRIRDWITTHQVKTAVIVGGGFIGLEMTENLIHRDIQVTLLEQLPQVMPPLDPEMVAAVHDLLRERGVNLCLGDGVSGFATAGDRIQVSTASGQRHTADLVILAIGVRPENQLAKAADLAIGERGGIQVNDQMQTSDPHIWAVGDVVEVQDFVTQTPTQIPLAGPANRQGRIAADAIAGRASTFRGVQGTSVCRIFDLTVASTGASEKLLQRLAIPYEKVHLHPGHHVGYFPGATPIDIKLLFAPETGKILGVQAVGESGTEKRVDVIAMAIQTGATVFDLEEAELCYAPQFGAAKDPVNFAGMIAANHLRGDAPIAQWSDQAWRSHCLVDVRTVSEFAAGAVEGAINLPLNDLRDRLTELPLDQPIYVYCQVGQRAYYATRVLRLNGFEAFNLTGGYKTYDAMQAT is encoded by the coding sequence ATGACTCAGCAGCGTATTTTAATTGTTGGGGGTGTCGCTGGCGGGGCATCCTGTGCGGCGCGATCGCGTCGTTTAGACGAAGATGCCGAAATTATCATGTATGACCGCGGCCCCTATGTGTCCTTTGCCAACTGTGGTCTGCCCTATTATGTGGGGGATGTGATCGTTGATGAGTCTAAGCTCTTAGTGGCTAATGCAGACTTATTTCAAGAGCGCTTCAATATTCAAGTTTGCCTAGAGCATAATGTGTGCGGGATCGATCGCGATCGCCAAACCATCACCGTAGAAAATTTAAAAACCGGTGAAAAACGCGAAGAAGCCTACGATGCCCTCGTGCTTGCCCCAGGTGCTGCCCCCATTCGTCCCCCCTTGCCGGGAATTGATTTACCAGGAATTTTTGCCCTGCGGACGATCCCCGATAGTCGGCGGATTCGGGACTGGATTACGACCCACCAGGTGAAAACAGCGGTGATCGTCGGCGGGGGATTTATTGGCTTGGAAATGACAGAAAACTTGATCCATCGGGATATTCAGGTGACGTTATTAGAACAACTCCCCCAAGTGATGCCGCCCCTTGACCCGGAAATGGTGGCCGCAGTGCATGATCTGTTGCGGGAACGGGGGGTGAACCTGTGTTTAGGGGATGGCGTGAGCGGGTTTGCGACGGCGGGCGATCGCATCCAAGTCAGCACAGCATCAGGGCAAAGGCATACAGCAGATCTTGTCATTTTAGCGATCGGGGTGCGACCGGAAAATCAACTGGCGAAGGCGGCAGATCTGGCCATTGGCGAACGGGGCGGCATTCAAGTCAATGACCAAATGCAAACCAGCGATCCGCACATTTGGGCTGTGGGGGATGTGGTGGAAGTGCAGGATTTTGTCACCCAAACGCCGACCCAAATTCCCCTAGCCGGCCCGGCTAACCGTCAAGGTCGAATCGCAGCGGATGCGATCGCTGGCCGTGCGAGTACCTTTCGCGGTGTTCAGGGTACGTCCGTTTGTCGGATTTTTGACCTCACCGTTGCCAGCACCGGAGCCAGCGAAAAACTGCTGCAACGCCTTGCGATCCCCTACGAAAAAGTCCATCTCCACCCAGGGCATCATGTGGGCTATTTTCCCGGTGCAACCCCCATTGATATTAAGCTCCTATTCGCTCCCGAAACGGGCAAAATCTTGGGGGTGCAAGCCGTGGGAGAATCGGGCACGGAAAAGCGGGTTGATGTGATTGCAATGGCAATTCAAACAGGAGCGACGGTATTCGACCTCGAAGAAGCAGAGCTATGTTACGCGCCGCAATTTGGCGCGGCAAAAGATCCTGTCAATTTTGCCGGCATGATTGCGGCGAACCATCTCCGGGGCGATGCACCGATCGCCCAATGGTCGGATCAGGCATGGCGATCGCATTGTCTTGTTGATGTGCGCACGGTGTCTGAATTTGCAGCGGGGGCAGTGGAAGGGGCGATCAATCTGCCCTTGAATGACTTGCGCGATCGCTTAACCGAACTCCCTCTCGATCAGCCCATTTATGTCTACTGCCAAGTGGGACAACGGGCCTACTATGCCACTCGCGTTCTCCGTTTAAATGGCTTCGAGGCCTTCAACCTCACCGGCGGATACAAAACCTATGACGCGATGCAGGCAACATAA